In Zalophus californianus isolate mZalCal1 chromosome 4, mZalCal1.pri.v2, whole genome shotgun sequence, the following proteins share a genomic window:
- the DNASE2B gene encoding deoxyribonuclease-2-beta codes for MTARPRRTALALLFFSLFGVLEATTISCRNEEGKAVDWFIFYKLPKRQDKESRQTGLESLYLDSTTRSWRRSKQLMNTTKSVLGRTLRQLYEADASKNNNTAYLLYNDGVPTSVNYSRKYGHTKGLLLWNRVQGIWLIHSIPRFPPTPEEGYDYPPTGRRHGQTGICITFKYNQYEAIDSQLLVYNPNIYSCSIPAIFHQELVHMPQLCTGSSSSEIPGRHLTALQSAQGQKFLHFAKSDFFIDDIFAAWMAQRLKTHLLTETWQRKRQELPSNCSLPYHVYNVKAIKISGQSYFSSYQDHAKWCVSQKRTKNRWTCIGDLNRSPYQAFRSGGFICTQNQHIYHAFQGLVLYYEHCK; via the exons ATGACAGCAAGACCTCGGAGAACAGCCCTTGCTTTGCTCTTCTTTAGCCTCTTTGGGGTCCTGGAGGCAACAACAATATCGTGCAGGAATGAAGAAGGCAAAGCTGTGGATTG GTTTATCTTTTACAAGTTACCTAAAAGGCAAGACAAGGAAAGCAGACAGACTGGGTTAGAGTCCCTATACCTAGACTCTAcaaccagaagctggaggaggagtAAGCAGCTCATGAACACCACCAAGAGTGTGTTGGGAAGGACATTACGACAGCTATATGAAGCTGACGCCTCCAAG AATAATAACACAGCCTATCTACTATACAATGATGGGGTCCCTACCTCTGTGAATTACAGCAGAAAGTATGGACACACTAAAG GCTTACTGCTGTGGAACAGAGTCCAGGGAATCTGGCTGATTCATTCTATTCCCCGGTTTCCTCCAACTCCTGAAGAAGGCTATGATTATCCACCCACAGGAAGAAGACATGGACAAACTGGCATCTGCATAACTTTTAAGTATAACCAGTATGAAGCAATAG ATTCTCAGCTCTTGGTCTATAACCCAAACATTTATAGCTGTTCCATCCCAGCCATCTTTCACCAGGAGCTCGTTCACATGCCCCAGCTGTGTACTGGGTCCAGCTCATCAGAGATCCCTGGCCGGCACCTCACTGCACTTCAGTCAGCCCAGGGCCAAAAATTCCTCCATTTTGCAAAGTCTGATTTCTTCATTGATG ACATCTTTGCAGCCTGGATGGCTCAACGTTTGAAGACACACTTGCTAACAGAAACTTGGCAGCGAAAGAGACAAGAGCTTCCTTCAAACTGCTCCCTTCCTTACCATGTCTACAATGTCAAAGCAATTAAGATATCTGGACAGTCTTATTTCAGTTCTTACCAGGATCATGCCAAATGGTGTGTTTCCCAAAAGAGGACCAAAAATCGCTGGACCTGTATTGGAGACCTAAATCGGAGCCCATACCAAGCCTTCAGAAGTGGAGGATTCATTTGTACCCAGAATCAGCATATTTACCATGCATTTCAAGGCCTGGTTTTATATTATGAGCACTGTAAGTAA